GAGATGCAACAACACTGCTATTTCTCAACAGTGGTGTGCACTTAAATTAATGTTATTGGTAGTAGGCCTGTCACGATAACAAATGTTGCTGTGCGATTAATTGCGTCAGGAATGATTGCGATAAGCGACAATATTGCataatattgtgcttttaagaccattttagcagcttcttccctcaggctgtgagactactaaatgcaccatctgcactcctccatgtttaataattttattttttatacaatcaatcaatcaagagggaactacattttaatttcattatacaacctgttgtataatgaccaataaacttccttgtatccttgtttccttgtatttttgttattgttgtaattttgacattttcagaccattctttaaacttatatcatgaaaataaaggcataatgaTCCAAGTACACCCTTCTGAAgggaaataaacatttattcaacacgattattttaaaatgtaaacaagaaaaattaaatatccaaaatagATAAGatataaaaataccaaaataaaccttatgaatacaaaaaaattgaccaactggccctgataacaaaaagtgcactgtaattaaaaaaacacaaccaaaaacgCTGAAATGGACTCTGTCTCTTATCAAAAACTGCACttgaataaaaaccaaaaacaatataaaaaaatagaccttttctctattaagaaaaaaacactcaaaaactacacacaatcaaaacaacaaataaaatggatgatCAAGTCTTTGTAAACAATACTtagataaatattaaacagcagcagagaggtaTAGAGACTAACATTCCTTAAGAGTCAACACTTCCAACACTTCCAGTGTTTCCTATACATAGACCAATGTGTGGCGCAGCGCCACACAATCAACACCAAGCGCCACAAATTGATTccgcttttttttccccaatgcgATTTTTGAATTGTAAATATAGTTCCGTTCATTCATCTCTGCATAgcactctttctccctgtcattctcgttcacacacacacagacatgccagTGGTGTACGGGTACACTTATAAACGACCTGCACTCACCCGACGTTTTCAACCAAACCAACCGACCGCAATAAATTTACTGTGCAATTAACCAACTTATTGCATATCGCGAGAGGCCTAATTGGTAGAGACCATTTTTGTCAATTTATCACTGATTTCCAAGTCCAGTATATCTGCTGGAATTTATCATGATGGCATTTGTACAGAAACATGAACTGTGTGCTGCATTTCTAGAGTGTTTTTGCTTAAGCCTCCCTCTTGAAGGTTTCATAGGTTTAATGTCAGCCATTGTTGTGTCTGTGGTGGTATCAGGTAAACTTTGGCATTTCCTGTGTTGTGTCTCATATTTATGTTCTTTGTGAAAGGTGTACACCCTTTCTGTGGCTGGCGATAGGCTGATTGTAGGCACAGCTGGAAGGAGAGTGCTGGTGTGGGATCTGAGGAACATGGGCTATGTACAGCAAAGAAGAGAGTCCAGTCTCAAGTATCAGACCCGCTGCATCAGAGCCTTCCCCAACAAACAGGTTCACTCCAAAATGACTTTTTGTAATCTATAAACCTGCATGTACATACAGGCCAAATGAAAAACACCGACAACGTTCAAAACCAGACAGACAAATTACATACAATAGAGTATCATGGTAGCAGCACAAATTCCTCTGTTAATGTGAAGAATTTGGGTGGTAGCATCGTATTCTGTGTCTTTGCTCCAGGGCTACGTCTTGAGTTCAATTGAGGGCCGTGTGGCTGTGGAGTACCTGGACCCGAGCCAGGAGGTGCAGAAGAAGAAATATGCCTTCAAGTGCCACAGGCTCAAGGAGAATGGAATCGAGCATGTTTACCCCGTCAATGCCATCTCATTCCACAGCGTTCATAACACCTTTGCCACAGGTATAGTGGACTGGTAAATACTTAGCACCATAAGTTTCTGGAAAGTTCTTAACTAAaacaaatttgcattttatatgatctttttgtttctgtcaacTTGGCCAGAATGTTTTCCTTAAAGCTCACTGCTTCCTGCTTCATTGCTGAGGCTATGAACATATTTAGGGTTTGTCTTGTAACCTTTACAGAAGCCAAAATTAATATTTGCCAAGTGCCAAATGGTGAGCCATAAATCGTTTACCCTAATAATAATCGAGCTTGCCCTATGTCTAGAGTGAGGAAATGCTCTTGATTCAGCGGCCTGGTCCTCTGGAGCCACGTTTCTCAAATTGGGGTACATGTAGtgcaggggtgtccaatcatgtgccatggagggccaagaggctgcaggttttcattccagccaagaccttcaccaggtgacttcactgatcacctcaccttgtatcagaaaggaggagctaatcagctAATCTGATGTAGTGGTACACAGGGGCACTACAGGGCATGCAtgagagaaatctgaaaatagaaaaatatagaaataaatcaGGAATGTATTACAGGATTttgaaaacatgtatttttaggTAATAATAGTAAGgtttaaaatgtgaaactgaGCTATACTAAAAACCCGAACCACTGACTTACTGAAATGGCTGCAGTGTTAAACTAATTCTGCTCAGGAGGCGCTTATTGCAGctctttcacttcatttcttatTTGTAAGTTTATATTCTTCAAAAGGTGGTCACCATATGATAGCTGTGGTTTCCTGTTGCAGTTTTCTATGCAAAATGTTGTAGTCGGGTAAACAGGGCACTTTGATCCAGAAGTCAGGGCAAAAGGGGACAGAAGCCAAGAAAGTTTGAGAACTACAGCTCTAGAGATGAAGATAATGATCATCTGATGCTTGTGAAGTTGCTGGAAATCAAACTAGTCACCCAACAACTTTCATGGAAGTGTTGTCTGTTCAGCGGCTGGGAGACAGGAACAGGATAATGTGTGGACACGTTTCTGGTGTCAAACCCCCTCCAGAGAAAAGGCGTAAGTCAGACAATACCAGTAACAAAACCGCCACCAGTACCActcagcctcagaggagggtTAGTGAGAGGCGGCTCACGGATGACTCAAGTCTTGCCAGACGTTGGCTCCAGTTTGATGCTTTTGAGGGCATCATGTTCAGCTCCTGGTGTCTgttaaacacaaaataagagatgctttttattctttgtgACTTTAATAAATCAATCTCTGCATCGAGTAATTAAAAATGGCATCCTCAGTCCCTTCTATGAAATGATAATATGCCTTATTTTGCTCAtggaattcattttttaaaaaaattaataggAGACTGCATACAATTATATGTGATATAGTGGTGCAGTTTTGTACACTGGACCTCTAGGATTAGAGGTGCCCAAGTTATATGAGGAACCTGGTTATTATAGATCCCAATCTCGGCAGTAATGTCGTCTAAATCTTTTGAAGTTGACCTTGAACCTGTCCTTCCACCAGGTGGCTCAGACGGCTTTGTGAACATCTGGGATCCGTTCAACAAGAAGCGCCTGTGTCAGTTCCACCGCTACCCGACCAGCATCGCCTCGCTGTCCTTCAGCAATGACGGCACCATGCTCGCCATCGCCTCCTCCTACATGCAGGAGCAGGGAGACATCAGCCACCCGGAGGACGCCATCTTCATCCGCCAAGTCACAGATGCTGAGACCAAGCCCAAGTGAGTCTTCTTCAGCCCTGTGGTCCCCTGTGCAGCACAGAGCCACAGTTTGCTGCCTGCTGAATTTCTGAACGGCTGCATTTACAAGGAGCACACGTATCTGCAGCATATGCTGATCTCAATCTCTGTCTGCTTTTCCAATATCCGACAGttgacagatagacagatgagAACAGGAGAAAAATCCTCCCACCAGTTTCCACAGTATATCTATGCTGTTGTGGTAAATATAGGTTTATAGCATAACTTAACCTCTAAAGCCCCATAGGACATAGTTGACATGCTGGTATTTATTTAAGTGAAATTCATGAATgattaatgtgatattttcaaacttttttttttttttttttaaggtgagTGAGACTTTATCTGTGTTTATGCCACTATAGTGTTGCTCTCATCAATATcacacttgtgttttttgttttgtttttaaatgaccCTGTCCAAGATATTTAGAAGATAATCCAGAACACTTTTTATGCAGTGGCAGAGAGCTTAGATGCATTGCTTTTTGTAGAGTGTTTTCATTGATGGTAAATGGTCAGTTAACGGTAATTTATCCCATATTGGTGAATCTGACCCTACAGCATTGATTTTTGACACGAGAATAGGTGGTTTTGCTCAGACTGTTTGTCCTCAGACTGAAATTCTGCTGTGAAACT
This genomic interval from Myripristis murdjan chromosome 19, fMyrMur1.1, whole genome shotgun sequence contains the following:
- the bub3 gene encoding mitotic checkpoint protein BUB3 isoform X1 is translated as MTGSNEYKLNQGPEDSISAVKFSPNTSQFLLVSSWDSTVRLYDVGGNTMRMKYQHTAPVLDCAFYDPTHSWSGGLDAQLKTHDLNTDQDTIVGTHDAPIRCVEYCPEVNVMVTGSWDRSVRLWDPRTPCNAGTFTQPEKVYTLSVAGDRLIVGTAGRRVLVWDLRNMGYVQQRRESSLKYQTRCIRAFPNKQGYVLSSIEGRVAVEYLDPSQEVQKKKYAFKCHRLKENGIEHVYPVNAISFHSVHNTFATGGSDGFVNIWDPFNKKRLCQFHRYPTSIASLSFSNDGTMLAIASSYMQEQGDISHPEDAIFIRQVTDAETKPKST
- the bub3 gene encoding mitotic checkpoint protein BUB3 isoform X2, producing MTGSNEYKLNQGPEDSISAVKFSPNTSQFLLVSSWDSTVRLYDVGGNTMRMKYQHTAPVLDCAFYDPTHSWSGGLDAQLKTHDLNTDQDTIVGTHDAPIRCVEYCPEVNVMVTGSWDRSVRLWDPRTPCNAGTFTQPEKVYTLSVAGDRLIVGTAGRRVLVWDLRNMGYVQQRRESSLKYQTRCIRAFPNKQGYVLSSIEGRVAVEYLDPSQEVQKKKYAFKCHRLKENGIEHVYPVNAISFHSVHNTFATGGSDGFVNIWDPFNKKRLCQFHRYPTSIASLSFSNDGTMLAIASSYMQEQGDISHPEDAIFIRQVTDAETKPK